Proteins co-encoded in one Halorussus vallis genomic window:
- a CDS encoding AAA family ATPase, whose translation MDVTEASEQCESVLDAIGGAVIADREFLETVLLGVLASGHVLLEDVPGTGKTLTARSYAAALGLSFSRVQFTPDLLPADVTGTHVFNEQDREFEFNEGPIFANVVLADEINRAPPKTQAALLEAMEEGQVTIDGETRPLPKPFFVIATQNPVEQEGTFPLPEAQIDRFAVKSSIGYPDVDGEYELLRRRAGRHEQSPSVGTVLDEQRVTDLREVPETVRVDDDLLEYMANVTRATREDRRVQVGVSPRGTQRLFEATRARAVLSGREFVTPDDVKRVAQPVLAHRLVLTPDAQVNNVAKSSIVQRVLDEVEVPTVE comes from the coding sequence ATGGACGTTACCGAGGCGAGCGAGCAGTGTGAGTCCGTCCTGGACGCGATCGGCGGCGCGGTCATCGCCGACCGCGAGTTTCTCGAAACCGTACTTCTCGGCGTGCTGGCGAGCGGCCACGTCTTGCTGGAGGACGTGCCCGGCACCGGCAAGACCCTCACCGCGCGGAGTTACGCCGCCGCGCTCGGTCTGTCGTTCTCGCGGGTGCAGTTCACGCCCGACCTCCTCCCCGCGGACGTGACCGGCACCCACGTGTTCAACGAACAGGACCGCGAGTTCGAGTTCAACGAGGGGCCCATCTTCGCGAACGTCGTCCTCGCGGACGAGATCAACCGTGCGCCGCCGAAGACCCAGGCTGCCCTTCTAGAGGCGATGGAGGAAGGTCAGGTCACCATCGACGGCGAAACCCGCCCGCTCCCCAAGCCGTTCTTCGTCATCGCGACCCAGAACCCCGTCGAGCAGGAGGGCACCTTCCCGCTCCCCGAAGCCCAGATCGACCGCTTCGCCGTCAAGTCGAGCATCGGCTATCCCGACGTCGACGGCGAGTACGAACTCCTGCGCCGCCGGGCGGGACGTCACGAGCAGAGCCCCTCGGTCGGCACCGTGCTGGACGAACAACGCGTGACCGACCTCCGCGAGGTCCCCGAGACGGTCCGGGTCGACGACGACCTGCTGGAGTACATGGCCAACGTCACGCGCGCGACCCGCGAGGACCGCCGGGTGCAGGTCGGCGTCTCGCCGCGGGGCACCCAGCGACTGTTCGAGGCCACCCGCGCCCGGGCGGTGCTTTCGGGCCGCGAGTTCGTCACCCCCGACGACGTGAAACGGGTCGCCCAACCCGTCCTCGCCCACCGACTCGTGTTGACCCCCGACGCCCAGGTGAACAACGTCGCGAAGTCCTCCATCGTCCAGCGCGTCCTGGACGAAGTGGAAGTGCCGACGGTGGAGTGA
- a CDS encoding GNAT family N-acetyltransferase yields the protein MSTNADSDPELRRAETDDAERVRELVESSMTTSYALSPQDIETILDAEFAADDLRERFEDGDVIAFVAELDGVVAGYAQATVDGDEGEIRWLHVDPERRGAGVGTALFERLESELSDRGIEDPQAVALAANTEEGRFFERFDFAQVDERQTEIGDRDSVEYVYAEGGDAESESATDDDAQATEAGGTEVTFDVDELPDSVTTEDGQEVYLDEGLIAGSEGPFVQTFEDSDRSDKYGYYCANCGSTDVTMDNMERIKCGNCGNTHKPDEDYDASYL from the coding sequence ATGAGCACAAACGCCGATTCGGACCCCGAACTCCGTCGCGCCGAAACCGACGACGCGGAGCGAGTCCGCGAACTCGTCGAGAGTTCGATGACCACGTCGTACGCGCTGAGCCCCCAGGACATCGAAACCATCCTCGACGCGGAGTTCGCGGCCGACGACCTCCGCGAGCGGTTCGAGGACGGCGACGTCATCGCGTTCGTCGCGGAACTCGACGGCGTCGTCGCGGGATACGCCCAGGCCACCGTCGATGGCGACGAGGGCGAGATTCGGTGGCTCCACGTCGACCCCGAACGCCGCGGCGCGGGCGTCGGCACCGCGCTGTTCGAGCGCCTCGAATCGGAGTTGAGCGACCGCGGCATCGAGGACCCCCAGGCCGTCGCGCTCGCCGCGAACACGGAGGAGGGCAGATTCTTCGAGCGGTTCGACTTCGCGCAGGTCGACGAACGCCAGACCGAAATCGGCGACCGCGACAGCGTCGAGTACGTGTACGCCGAAGGCGGCGATGCCGAGTCGGAATCCGCGACCGACGACGACGCGCAGGCGACCGAGGCCGGCGGAACCGAGGTCACCTTCGACGTCGACGAACTCCCCGACTCGGTTACGACCGAGGACGGCCAGGAGGTGTACCTCGACGAGGGCCTCATCGCTGGAAGCGAGGGACCATTCGTCCAGACGTTCGAGGATTCGGACCGTTCGGATAAGTACGGCTACTACTGCGCCAACTGCGGTTCGACGGACGTGACGATGGACAACATGGAGCGAATCAAGTGCGGCAACTGCGGCAACACGCACAAACCGGACGAGGACTACGACGCGTCGTACCTGTAA
- a CDS encoding citrate synthase/methylcitrate synthase encodes MGDDTVHKGLEGITVAETRLSSIDGQKGQLIIGGFPVEELAPNASYEETLYLLYNDRLPTADELESFEDELSSRRSIRDETMATVKAAAEAGADSMDALRMGISAASLGREDGEEEDPTLDSRLAVAQMPTIVAAFWRYRNGEEPVEPREDLSHAANFLYMLKGEEPESDEVRGLQTYLNAVVDHGLNASTFTARVIVSTESDVISGVTGAVGALKGPLHGGAPGPVLEMLQNIHESGDPRGYIRDTLESGDRLMGFGHRVYKVRDPRAAVLSDAASEFYQESGNSDFFDSAKEAEQAGVDLLEEHKPGLDLNTNVEFYTAVLLHGIGIPRELFSSIFAISRVGGWTAHALEQLEDNRLIRPRSNYVGETGREWTPIDQR; translated from the coding sequence ATGGGAGACGACACTGTCCACAAGGGTCTCGAAGGCATTACTGTCGCCGAAACGCGACTTAGCAGCATCGACGGACAGAAGGGGCAACTCATCATCGGCGGGTTTCCGGTCGAGGAGCTGGCACCGAACGCGAGCTACGAGGAGACGCTGTATCTGCTCTACAACGACCGTCTGCCGACAGCCGACGAACTCGAATCGTTCGAGGACGAACTCAGCTCCCGACGCTCGATCCGCGACGAGACGATGGCGACGGTGAAGGCCGCCGCCGAGGCGGGCGCCGACTCGATGGACGCGCTCCGGATGGGCATCTCGGCCGCCAGCCTCGGCCGCGAGGACGGCGAGGAGGAGGACCCGACGCTCGACTCGCGGCTCGCGGTCGCCCAGATGCCCACCATCGTCGCCGCCTTCTGGCGCTACCGGAACGGCGAGGAACCCGTCGAACCCCGCGAGGACCTCTCGCACGCCGCCAACTTCCTCTACATGCTCAAGGGCGAGGAACCCGAATCCGACGAGGTCCGCGGCCTCCAGACCTACCTCAACGCGGTCGTCGACCACGGACTGAACGCCTCGACGTTCACGGCTCGGGTCATCGTCTCCACCGAGTCGGACGTCATCTCGGGAGTCACCGGCGCCGTCGGCGCGCTGAAGGGCCCGCTCCACGGCGGCGCCCCCGGCCCGGTCCTGGAGATGCTCCAGAACATCCACGAGTCCGGCGACCCCAGAGGGTACATCCGCGACACCCTCGAATCCGGCGACCGCCTGATGGGATTCGGCCACCGCGTCTACAAGGTTCGAGACCCGCGCGCGGCCGTCCTCTCCGACGCCGCCAGCGAGTTCTACCAGGAGAGCGGCAACAGCGACTTCTTCGACTCCGCGAAGGAAGCCGAGCAGGCCGGCGTCGACCTCCTCGAAGAGCACAAGCCCGGCCTCGACCTCAACACCAACGTCGAGTTCTACACCGCGGTCCTGCTCCACGGCATCGGCATTCCGCGCGAACTGTTCTCGTCCATCTTCGCCATCTCGCGCGTCGGCGGTTGGACCGCCCACGCCCTCGAACAACTCGAAGACAATCGCCTGATTCGCCCGCGGAGCAACTACGTCGGCGAGACGGGCCGCGAGTGGACGCCCATCGACCAGCGGTAG
- a CDS encoding alpha/beta hydrolase family protein: MGTVREPPTTHDTQCAPSEDAAREFAARFGDRAFADATELLTEDGRERVAESYPAEFRDGSLTAEDALERYWWGLYGQHGDFEGIGDVSEDGDVAVEFEFANGRETAAVDVDEGGVAGLSFSPEYEVPDYVDHERFAEREVTIDAEDVSLGGVLAVPEGDGPFPGVVLVHGHGIHDPDGTAGATKILKDLAWGLASDGIASLRYEKRLYEHEVADEDYTLDAVVTDDAVVAASELAAADEVDADAVFVAGHSQGGMCAPRIADRYGDAAGVVMFDPPADPIVDPDDDLTWLRYGMEPDGDLDAEQEAELEARRETFRRIADADIDPDDTVLGMPGAWHLSQHDCDPVATAGDLDAPAFVLKTGRTDEETQSELSESLRQRFEEWRVADLPDGSRTEFYENVGHYFQDGPTPVTPSSIYFGGNVADYVVEDVAEWIRDVVDGESAVRR; encoded by the coding sequence TTGGGAACGGTCCGCGAACCCCCGACGACTCATGACACCCAGTGTGCTCCGTCCGAAGACGCGGCCCGCGAGTTCGCCGCGAGGTTCGGCGACCGGGCGTTCGCCGACGCGACCGAACTGCTCACCGAGGACGGTCGCGAGCGCGTCGCCGAGTCGTACCCCGCCGAGTTCCGGGACGGCTCGCTCACGGCCGAGGACGCCCTCGAACGGTACTGGTGGGGCCTCTACGGCCAGCACGGCGACTTCGAGGGAATTGGGGATGTCTCCGAGGACGGTGACGTGGCGGTCGAGTTCGAGTTCGCAAACGGTCGCGAGACGGCCGCCGTCGACGTCGACGAGGGCGGTGTCGCCGGCCTCTCGTTCTCCCCTGAGTACGAGGTCCCCGACTACGTCGACCACGAGAGGTTCGCCGAGCGCGAGGTGACGATAGACGCCGAGGACGTGAGCCTGGGCGGCGTGCTCGCGGTGCCCGAGGGCGACGGACCGTTCCCGGGCGTCGTGCTGGTTCACGGTCACGGCATCCACGACCCCGACGGCACCGCCGGTGCGACGAAGATACTCAAGGACCTGGCGTGGGGGCTCGCGAGCGACGGAATCGCCTCGCTCAGGTACGAAAAGCGCCTCTACGAACACGAAGTGGCCGACGAGGACTACACGCTCGACGCCGTCGTCACCGACGACGCGGTGGTCGCGGCGTCCGAACTCGCCGCCGCCGACGAGGTGGACGCCGACGCCGTGTTCGTCGCGGGGCACAGTCAGGGCGGAATGTGCGCCCCTCGAATCGCCGACCGGTACGGGGACGCCGCGGGGGTCGTGATGTTCGACCCGCCGGCCGACCCGATCGTCGACCCCGACGACGACCTGACGTGGCTTCGGTACGGCATGGAACCGGACGGCGACCTCGACGCGGAACAGGAGGCGGAACTCGAGGCCCGACGCGAGACGTTTCGGCGCATCGCCGACGCCGACATCGACCCCGACGACACCGTCTTGGGCATGCCCGGCGCGTGGCACCTCAGCCAGCACGACTGCGACCCGGTCGCCACCGCGGGCGACCTCGACGCTCCCGCGTTCGTCCTGAAGACCGGACGAACCGACGAGGAGACGCAGTCGGAACTCTCCGAGTCCCTTCGCCAGCGATTCGAGGAGTGGCGGGTCGCGGACCTCCCGGACGGTAGCCGAACCGAATTCTACGAGAACGTCGGTCACTACTTCCAGGACGGTCCCACGCCGGTGACGCCGAGCAGCATTTACTTCGGCGGGAACGTCGCGGACTACGTCGTCGAGGACGTCGCGGAGTGGATACGCGATGTCGTCGACGGCGAGTCGGCCGTTCGCCGGTGA
- a CDS encoding DUF7130 family rubredoxin-like protein — translation MTEDSAAVDSATAIETGTVVYDPEGNELGVIAGMTDEGFEVATTEDIEHVDEDGRAEVGSPDVESEQAAETNEESLRNSEQEHDPGQQFGEGYIMWRCDECGEMGELDDGLPEECPNCGDENVYKWRED, via the coding sequence ATGACCGAAGACTCCGCCGCGGTCGACTCGGCGACCGCGATAGAAACCGGCACGGTCGTGTACGACCCCGAAGGCAACGAACTCGGCGTCATCGCGGGGATGACCGACGAGGGCTTCGAGGTGGCGACCACCGAGGACATCGAACACGTCGACGAGGACGGCCGCGCCGAGGTCGGCAGTCCGGACGTCGAGAGCGAGCAGGCCGCCGAAACCAACGAGGAGAGCCTGCGAAACTCCGAGCAGGAGCACGACCCGGGCCAGCAGTTCGGCGAGGGCTACATCATGTGGCGCTGCGACGAGTGCGGGGAGATGGGCGAACTCGACGACGGCCTCCCGGAGGAGTGTCCGAACTGCGGCGACGAGAACGTCTACAAGTGGCGGGAGGACTGA
- a CDS encoding DUF192 domain-containing protein: MRVVHDDGQFEETLATDVDTADSFLSQARGLMFRRSIPDDYALVFRFDGVGSRDVHMVFVPFALDVLWLCDEEVQRVERLAPWTGMAKAEADRLIELPAGSADGVKVGDEVRVE, encoded by the coding sequence GTGCGAGTCGTACACGACGACGGGCAGTTCGAGGAGACGCTGGCGACCGACGTGGACACCGCCGATTCGTTCCTCTCGCAGGCCCGCGGGCTGATGTTCAGGCGCTCGATTCCCGACGACTACGCGCTGGTCTTCCGGTTCGACGGTGTCGGCAGTCGGGACGTCCACATGGTGTTCGTCCCGTTCGCGCTCGACGTGCTGTGGCTCTGCGACGAGGAGGTCCAGCGCGTCGAGCGCCTGGCCCCCTGGACCGGGATGGCGAAGGCGGAGGCCGACCGGCTCATTGAACTTCCGGCCGGGAGCGCGGACGGCGTGAAAGTCGGCGACGAAGTCCGGGTGGAGTGA
- a CDS encoding TspO/MBR family protein, whose product MSVLDSVRKPRDDGPRWLVLLGCIVCCELAGVVPSLLTARDVATWYPTLAKPWFTPPSWVFGPVWTTLYFLMGVALYLVWRRAESRARRTALVLFAVQLALNAAWTLVFFGAREILGGLVVILALLAVLVATVAAFARVDRRAGALLVPYALWVGFATLLNVGIWRLN is encoded by the coding sequence GTGAGTGTCCTCGACAGCGTTCGGAAACCGCGAGACGACGGACCGCGCTGGCTCGTCCTGCTCGGCTGTATCGTCTGCTGTGAACTCGCCGGCGTCGTCCCATCACTGCTGACCGCCCGGGACGTGGCGACGTGGTATCCGACGCTCGCCAAGCCGTGGTTCACGCCGCCGAGTTGGGTGTTCGGCCCGGTCTGGACGACGCTGTACTTCCTGATGGGAGTGGCGCTGTACCTCGTCTGGCGGCGCGCCGAGAGCCGAGCGCGCCGGACCGCGCTGGTCCTCTTCGCCGTCCAGTTGGCGCTGAACGCGGCGTGGACGCTGGTGTTCTTCGGCGCGCGCGAAATCCTCGGTGGCCTCGTTGTCATCCTGGCGCTGCTGGCGGTGCTCGTCGCCACCGTCGCGGCCTTCGCCCGCGTCGACCGGCGGGCGGGCGCGTTGCTGGTTCCCTACGCTCTGTGGGTCGGTTTCGCGACGCTCCTGAACGTCGGCATCTGGCGGCTCAACTGA
- a CDS encoding DUF7519 family protein, protein MSRSVGEIDRSPAYLSAALAATAAALAAAAAGFASTVGLAVAGPGFLALAAGALRGSRRAVTLGATALLVGSAVGGLVAPSVYLVLPGVIATVLAWDLGEQAINVGEQLGREADTTRLEVMHAAGSTLVGVGAGGFGYAIYLVGAGGQPVTALVFLLLAAVVLTSALRN, encoded by the coding sequence GTGAGCCGCTCCGTCGGCGAAATCGACCGCTCGCCCGCTTACCTCTCGGCGGCGCTCGCGGCCACGGCGGCCGCCCTCGCGGCCGCCGCGGCCGGATTCGCCAGCACCGTCGGCCTCGCCGTCGCCGGCCCCGGCTTCCTGGCGCTCGCCGCGGGCGCGCTCCGGGGGTCGCGCCGAGCGGTCACGCTCGGCGCGACCGCGCTCCTGGTCGGGTCGGCGGTCGGCGGCCTCGTCGCGCCCTCGGTCTACCTGGTTCTGCCGGGCGTCATCGCCACCGTGCTAGCGTGGGACCTCGGCGAGCAGGCCATCAACGTCGGCGAGCAACTCGGCCGGGAGGCCGACACGACGCGACTGGAGGTGATGCACGCCGCGGGGAGCACGCTGGTCGGCGTCGGCGCCGGCGGGTTCGGCTACGCCATCTACCTGGTCGGGGCGGGCGGCCAACCGGTGACGGCGCTGGTCTTCCTGCTACTGGCGGCGGTGGTGTTGACCTCGGCGCTGAGAAATTAG
- a CDS encoding (R)-citramalate synthase → MTDLFGGSPDNPTLQDRDVQLLDTTLRDGEQAPGVSISPEEKAEVATALDRAGVSVIEAGSACTGDGERDAIRRVTDLDLDAKVTSFARGVESDVDLALDCDVDGIGLVVPASDRHVEGKVGTSRSAVVENTVDLVEYARDHGLWVEVLGEDGSRADLDFLERLARASHDAGADRFCYCDTVGHAGPEHTREAVSRLAELGPTSTHTHDDLGLAVTNALVSVGAGADLVHATVNGVGERAGNVALEEVAIALSHCYGVDPVETTELYDLAQTVARATDVPLAPNKAVVGENAFAHESGIHTDGTLKDEEMYEPYPPEKVGRERRLVLGKHTGRAGAKAALDEHGVDVTDDELREVVERVQRLAEGGKRVTDADLLAVAEDVQGRTRENDRRVELLELTATSGGRTPTAGVRLAVDGEERVASGTGDGPVDAAVAAVRQALGGATDARLESYHVDAITGGTDAVVTVEVEMALGDRSVTAASSDGDITRASVTAMVEALDRLLAAADSDPVVADD, encoded by the coding sequence GTGACCGATTTATTCGGGGGCTCCCCCGATAACCCCACTCTCCAAGACCGCGACGTACAGCTTCTGGACACCACGCTCCGCGACGGCGAACAGGCGCCCGGCGTCTCCATCTCGCCCGAGGAGAAGGCCGAGGTAGCGACCGCGCTCGACCGCGCGGGCGTCTCGGTGATCGAGGCCGGCAGCGCCTGCACCGGCGACGGCGAGCGCGACGCCATCCGGCGCGTGACCGACCTCGACCTCGACGCCAAGGTCACCAGTTTCGCCCGCGGCGTCGAGTCGGACGTCGACCTCGCGCTCGACTGCGACGTCGACGGCATCGGCCTCGTCGTCCCGGCCAGCGACCGCCACGTCGAGGGCAAGGTCGGCACCTCCCGGTCGGCGGTGGTCGAGAACACCGTCGACCTGGTCGAGTACGCCCGCGACCACGGCCTCTGGGTCGAGGTGCTCGGCGAGGACGGCTCGCGGGCCGACCTCGACTTCCTCGAACGACTCGCGCGGGCGTCCCACGACGCCGGCGCCGACCGCTTCTGCTACTGCGACACGGTCGGCCACGCCGGGCCGGAGCACACCCGCGAGGCCGTCTCGCGGCTGGCGGAACTCGGCCCGACGAGCACCCACACCCACGACGACCTGGGGCTCGCGGTGACCAACGCGCTGGTGAGCGTCGGGGCGGGCGCCGACCTCGTCCACGCCACCGTCAACGGCGTCGGCGAGCGCGCGGGCAACGTCGCGCTCGAAGAGGTCGCCATCGCGCTCTCGCACTGCTACGGCGTCGACCCGGTCGAGACGACCGAACTCTACGACCTCGCCCAGACGGTGGCGCGCGCGACCGACGTGCCGCTCGCGCCGAACAAGGCAGTGGTCGGCGAGAACGCCTTCGCCCACGAGAGCGGCATCCACACCGACGGCACGCTCAAGGACGAGGAGATGTACGAGCCCTACCCGCCCGAGAAGGTGGGTCGGGAGCGACGCCTCGTCCTCGGCAAGCACACCGGCCGGGCGGGCGCGAAGGCCGCGCTCGACGAACACGGCGTGGACGTCACCGACGACGAACTCCGCGAGGTCGTCGAGCGCGTCCAGCGACTCGCCGAGGGCGGCAAGCGCGTGACCGACGCCGACCTGCTCGCGGTGGCCGAGGACGTCCAGGGCCGGACCCGCGAGAACGACCGCCGGGTCGAACTGCTCGAACTCACCGCGACCAGCGGCGGCCGGACGCCGACGGCGGGGGTCCGCCTCGCGGTCGACGGCGAAGAGCGGGTCGCCAGCGGCACCGGCGACGGGCCGGTCGACGCCGCGGTGGCGGCGGTCCGCCAGGCGCTCGGCGGCGCGACCGACGCCCGCCTCGAATCGTACCACGTCGACGCCATCACCGGCGGCACCGACGCCGTCGTCACCGTCGAGGTGGAGATGGCGCTCGGCGACCGGTCGGTGACCGCCGCGTCGAGCGACGGCGACATCACCCGCGCGAGCGTCACCGCGATGGTCGAGGCGCTCGACCGACTGCTCGCGGCCGCCGACTCCGACCCGGTCGTCGCCGACGACTGA